A stretch of Eleutherodactylus coqui strain aEleCoq1 chromosome 9, aEleCoq1.hap1, whole genome shotgun sequence DNA encodes these proteins:
- the CEBPD gene encoding CCAAT/enhancer-binding protein delta has translation MSAVSMSLDLRCVSPYATWCMEPTNFYEQRVSSSSTLCKPRAMCEEAEPPVSSSGSNLAELSAAPAMYDDESAIDFSSYIDSMSSVPNLELCHDELFADLFNSNHKGGSSERAECGSDYLSGLLAAPGKMHVLKKEPEWNANDMPSSLPRQIATCAQTSMSLQPTPPTSPEPSSATSSACPSPASSSSKERTGKKNLDRFSPEYRQRRERNNIAVRKSRDKAKKRNLDMQQKLLELSSENEKLHKKIDLLTRDLTNLRHFFKQLPPTATAGTFLSSQGGIDCR, from the coding sequence ATGAGCGCCGTGTCAATGAGTCTAGACCTGCGCTGTGTGTCCCCCTACGCCACATGGTGCATGGAGCCCACCAACTTCTACGAGCAGAGAGTGAGCAGCTCCTCCACTCTGTGCAAGCCCCGGGCCATGTGCGAGGAGGCGGAACCCCCGGTGAGCAGCAGTGGCAGCAACCTGGCAGAACTGAGCGCTGCCCCTGCCATGTACGACGACGAGAGTGCCATAGACTTCAGCTCGTACATAGACTCCATGTCCTCTGTGCCCAACCTGGAGCTGTGCCACGATGAGCTGTTTGCGGACTTGTTCAACAGCAACCACAAGGGCGGCAGCAGCGAGCGGGCAGAGTGCGGGAGCGACTACCTGAGCGGCCTGCTGGCAGCGCCGGGCAAGATGCACGTGCTGAAGAAGGAGCCCGAGTGGAATGCCAATGACATGCCTTCTTCCCTGCCCCGGCAGATCGCTACCTGTGCCCAGACCAGCATGAGCCTGCAGCCCACCCCGCCCACCTCCCCGGAGCCCTCCAGTGCCACCAGCTCCGCCTGCCCTTCCCCAGCCTCTTCCAGCAGCAAGGAGAGGACTGGCAAGAAGAACCTGGACCGCTTCAGCCCGGAGTACCGGCAGCGGCGGGAGAGGAACAACATCGCGGTGAGGAAGAGCCGGGACAAGGCGAAGAAGCGCAACCTGGACATGCAGCAGAAGCTGCTGGAGCTCTCCTCCGAGAACGAGAAGCTGCACAAGAAGATCGACCTCCTTACAAGGGACTTAACCAACCTGAGACACTTCTTCAAGCAGCTGCCCCCTACTGCCACAGCTGGCACCTTCCTCTCCAGCCAGGGGGGCATAGACTGCCGGTAA